A single genomic interval of Candidatus Binataceae bacterium harbors:
- a CDS encoding nuclear transport factor 2 family protein, whose product MTVEEQLIQRYFDAFNRHDIESVMACYHEEPVIVGPTGKRSVGRAEVRRSYETEFAVFPDGHCDLRVCTGNSGRGVAESFFHGTNSKPGKVEAIGAEVIAIVDGKIVDGKIKQIRDYHQPVNARAGKSRHEVQAAR is encoded by the coding sequence ATGACGGTCGAGGAACAACTGATTCAACGTTACTTTGACGCGTTTAACCGCCACGACATCGAAAGCGTGATGGCCTGCTATCACGAAGAGCCGGTCATCGTCGGTCCGACGGGCAAGCGGTCCGTGGGTCGTGCAGAGGTCCGGCGCTCGTACGAAACCGAGTTCGCTGTGTTTCCCGACGGGCATTGCGATCTGCGTGTGTGCACGGGCAACAGCGGGCGTGGCGTGGCGGAGTCGTTCTTTCACGGCACCAATTCAAAACCAGGCAAAGTTGAGGCGATCGGTGCGGAAGTAATCGCAATTGTGGACGGCAAGATCGTGGACGGCAAGATCAAGCAGATCCGCGATTACCATCAGCCAGTGAACGCACGCGCGGGCAAGAGCCGCCACGAGGTGCAAGCGGCGCGTTAA
- a CDS encoding LLM class flavin-dependent oxidoreductase: protein MRYGVYVQNFGEYADPHDLIALACDAEQAGWDGFFLWDHLHLWHSDIPFVDAWVALAGIAARTERIRLGPLIAPLARRRPWKVAREVLSLDHLSRGRTVLGVGLGAPADGEFECFGEDPTDRVRAHKLDETLVILDGLWRGETFSHDGEFFHIDRAKFVPRALQSPRVPVWVAGFWPNKPPMRRAARWDGMFPLKMPPVALTDLRPGTVPWSAFWLQPHELEQAVKYVRQYRTDSAPFDVIASGATPLGERTQGKAIVGALGAAGATWWLEWLDEQRGSLAQMREHIRKGPPDIG, encoded by the coding sequence ATGCGTTATGGAGTCTACGTACAGAATTTCGGCGAGTATGCCGATCCGCACGACCTCATTGCGCTTGCCTGCGATGCCGAACAGGCGGGCTGGGACGGTTTTTTCCTTTGGGATCACCTTCATCTCTGGCATTCAGATATTCCGTTTGTCGATGCCTGGGTCGCGCTGGCCGGGATTGCCGCGCGGACTGAGCGTATTCGCCTCGGTCCGCTGATCGCGCCGTTGGCACGGCGCCGGCCGTGGAAGGTGGCGCGGGAAGTCCTATCGCTGGACCATCTCTCGCGCGGCCGCACCGTTCTCGGCGTGGGGCTCGGGGCACCAGCGGATGGGGAATTCGAGTGCTTTGGCGAGGACCCGACTGATCGGGTTCGCGCGCATAAGCTTGACGAAACTCTGGTAATACTGGACGGGTTGTGGCGCGGCGAGACGTTCAGTCACGATGGCGAATTCTTTCATATCGATCGCGCCAAGTTTGTCCCGCGAGCGCTACAGTCGCCGCGCGTGCCGGTCTGGGTTGCGGGTTTCTGGCCGAACAAGCCACCCATGCGGAGGGCGGCACGATGGGACGGCATGTTTCCGCTAAAGATGCCTCCAGTTGCGTTGACGGATCTGAGGCCCGGGACCGTTCCATGGTCCGCGTTTTGGCTGCAGCCGCATGAGTTGGAACAAGCCGTCAAGTACGTTCGCCAATATCGTACCGATTCCGCCCCCTTCGACGTGATTGCCAGCGGTGCCACCCCGCTCGGTGAGCGGACCCAGGGAAAGGCGATCGTGGGAGCCCTTGGCGCGGCGGGAGCGACTTGGTGGCTTGAGTGGCTCGATGAACAGCGCGGCAGCCTTGCTCAAATGCGGGAACACATACGCAAAGGGCCGCCAGACATCGGTTGA
- a CDS encoding ATP-binding protein: MGKTHLAFALGYLTTQKGYKTRFFSAADLMLMLEAGQRQGRYRQVMHRAVNAYKLLILDEIGYLPMSREQAHLFFQVVAQRYEGGSMILTSNLTFGSWDSAFAGDSVLTAAMLDRILHHPIIVNINGESFRLKNKRKAGILTNPVKHRRD; encoded by the coding sequence GTGGGCAAGACTCATCTCGCGTTCGCATTGGGCTATCTCACCACGCAGAAGGGCTATAAGACGCGCTTCTTCAGCGCGGCCGATCTAATGCTGATGCTCGAAGCCGGGCAGCGCCAGGGTCGCTACCGGCAGGTGATGCATCGCGCGGTCAACGCTTACAAGCTGTTGATCCTTGACGAGATCGGCTACCTGCCTATGAGCCGCGAGCAGGCCCACCTGTTCTTCCAGGTGGTGGCGCAGCGCTACGAAGGCGGCTCGATGATCCTGACATCGAACCTGACCTTCGGCAGCTGGGATAGCGCCTTCGCCGGCGACAGCGTGCTTACCGCCGCGATGCTCGATCGCATTCTCCACCACCCCATTATCGTCAACATCAATGGCGAGAGCTTTAGGCTCAAGAACAAGCGCAAAGCGGGTATTCTGACTAACCCGGTAAAGCATCGCAGAGATTGA
- a CDS encoding ATP-binding protein, translating to MSIQHQRVVELCNELRLGSVAAQYTPLAQKAAEKHTSFTDFVEELLMAERESRRTRAREMFARIAGFPAVKTLDQYDFTFATGAPRKQIMELASLAFVERSENVVFLGPRAWARLISRSHWAISPRRRAIRRASSARPI from the coding sequence ATGAGCATCCAGCATCAGCGCGTGGTCGAGCTCTGCAATGAGCTTAGGCTCGGTAGCGTGGCCGCGCAGTATACCCCGCTGGCGCAGAAAGCCGCCGAGAAACACACGTCGTTCACTGACTTCGTTGAGGAACTGCTCATGGCCGAGCGCGAGTCGCGCCGCACGCGGGCCCGCGAGATGTTCGCACGCATCGCCGGCTTCCCAGCGGTCAAGACGCTCGATCAATACGACTTCACCTTCGCCACTGGTGCCCCGCGCAAGCAGATCATGGAACTGGCGAGCCTGGCCTTCGTTGAGCGCTCCGAGAACGTGGTGTTCCTGGGCCCTCGGGCGTGGGCAAGACTCATCTCGCGTTCGCATTGGGCTATCTCACCACGCAGAAGGGCTATAAGACGCGCTTCTTCAGCGCGGCCGATCTAA